From one Pelecanus crispus isolate bPelCri1 chromosome 21, bPelCri1.pri, whole genome shotgun sequence genomic stretch:
- the OGDH gene encoding 2-oxoglutarate dehydrogenase complex component E1 isoform X2, with amino-acid sequence MLNLRTCMAKLRPLTASQTVKTISQHRPAAPRTFQQIRCYSAPVAAEPFLSGTSSNYVEEMYYAWLENPKSVHKSWDIFFRNANAGAAPGTAYQSPPPLSTSLSTLSQAQFLVQAQPNVDKLVEDHLAVQSLIRAYQIRGHHVAQLDPLGILDADLDSSLPADIITSTDKLGFYGLDESDLDKVFHLPTTTFIGGNESALPLREIIRRLEMAYCQHIGVEFMFINDLEQCQWIRQKFETPGIMQFTNEEKRTLLARLVRSTRFEEFLHRKWSSEKRFGLEGCEVLIPALKTIIDKSSEKGVDYVIMGMPHRGRLNVLANVIRKELEQIFCQFDSKLEAADEGSGDVKYHLGMYHRRINRVTDRNITLSLVANPSHLEAADPVVQGKTKAEQFYCGDTEGKKVMSILLHGDAAFAGQGIVYETFHLSDLPSYTTHGTVHVVVNNQIGFTTDPRMARSSPYPTDVARVVNAPIFHVNADDPEAVVYVCNVAAEWRSTFHKDVVVDLVCYRRNGHNEMDEPMFTQPLMYKQIRKQKPVLQKYAELLISQGVVNQPEYEEEIAKYDKICEEAHARSKDEKILHIKHWLDSPWPGFFTLDGQPRSMTCPSTGLNEEDLTHIGQVASSVPVEDFTIHGGLSRILKTRGEMVKNRTVDWALAEYMAFGSLLKEGIHIRLSGQDVERGTFSHRHHVLHDQNVDKRTCIPMNHLWPNQAPYTVCNSSLSEYGVLGFELGFAMASPNALVLWEAQFGDFHNTAQCIIDQFICPGQAKWVRQNGIVLLLPHGMEGMGPEHSSARPERFLQMCNDDPDVFPKLDDFDVRQLYDCNWIVVNCSTPANFFHVLRRQILLPFRKPLIIFTPKSLLRHPEARSSFDDMLPGTHFLRVIPDGGPAAQSPEQVKRVLFCTGKVYYDLTRERKARQMEADVAITRVEQLSPFPFDLLQREAEKYPAAELVWCQEEHKNQGYYDYVKPRLRTTINRAKPVWYAGREPAAAPATGNKKTHLTELQRLLDTAFNLDAFKDLA; translated from the exons TCATGGGACATCTTCTTTCGCAACGCCAATGCCggagctgctccaggcaccgCTTACCAAAGCCCCCCTCCACTGAGTACCAGCCTTTCCACACTGTCCCAAGCCCAGTTCCTGGTTCAAGCACAGCCCAATGTAGATAAACTGGTGGAGGACCATCTCGCAGTGCAATCTCTGATCAGGGCGTATCAG ATTCGAGGGCATCATGTAGCACAACTCGACCCACTGGGCATCTTGGATGCAGATCTGGACTCCTCCCTTCCAGCCGATATTATCACATCCACAGACAAACTGG GCTTTTACGGGCTGGATGAATCTGACCTCGACAAGGTCTTCCACTTGCCCACAACCACTTTCATCGGTGGAAATGAATCAGCTCTTCCACTCCGAGAAATCATCCGTCGGCTGGAG ATGGCGTACTGCCAGCACATCGGCGTGGAGTTCATGTTTATCAACGACCTGGAGCAGTGCCAGTGGATCCGGCAGAAGTTTGAGACCCCGGGCATCATGCAGTTCACCAACGAAGAGAAACGCACGCTGCTGGCCAGGCTGGTCCGTTCTACCAG GTTTGAGGAGTTCCTCCATCGGAAATGGTCTTCGGAGAAGCGTTTTGGTCTGGAGGGCTGCGAAGTGCTGATCCCAGCCTTAAAGACCATTATTGATAAGTCGAGTGAGAAGGGAGTGGATTATGTTATCATGGGGATGCCCCACAG GGGACGCCTGAATGTTCTTGCCAATGTGATCAGGAAAGAGCTGGAGCAGATCTTCTGCCAGTTCGACTCCAAGCTGGAGGCTGCTGATGAG GGCTCCGGTGACGTGAAGTACCACCTGGGAATGTACCACCGGCGGATTAACCGCGTCACCGACAGGAACATCACCCTTTCCTTGGTGGCAAATCCTTCTCACTTGGAAGCAGCTGATCCCGTTGTTCAAGGCAAGACTAAAGCAGAGCAGTTTTACTGTGGGGacacagaagggaagaag GTGATGTCCATCCTCCTGCACGGAGACGCTGCTTTCGCTGGGCAGGGCATCGTGTACGAGACATTCCACTTGAGCGACCTGCCCTCCTACACCACCCATGGCACTGTGCACGTTGTGGTGAACAACCAG ATTGGCTTCACAACAGACCCTCGGATGGCCCGCTCCTCCCCGTACCCGACCGATGTTGCCCGCGTGGTGAACGCGCCCATTTTCCATGTCAATGCGGACGACCCGGAGGCCGTTGTCTACGTGTGCAATGTGGCAGCAGAGTGGCGAAGCACCTTCCATAAGGATGTGGTGGTGGATTTG GTTTGTTACAGGCGCAATGGTCACAATGAGATGGACGAACCCATGTTCACGCAACCCCTGATGTACAAACAGATCCGGAAACAGAAGCCGGTGCTGCAGAAATACGCAGAGCTGCTGATTTCCCAGGGGGTGGTAAATCAGCCTGAGTATGAG GAGGAAATTGCCAAGTACGATAAGATCTGTGAGGAGGCCCATGCGAGATCCAAGGACGAAAAGATCTTGCACATCAAGCACTGGCTGGACTCACCCTGGCCTG gttTCTTCACTCTGGATGGCCAGCCCCGGAGCATGACCTGCCCTTCCACCGGTCTGAATGAAGAGGACTTGACGCACATCGGTCAAGTGGCCAGCTCGGTGCCGGTGGAGGATTTCACTATCCATGGAG GTTTAAGCCGTATTCTGAAAACCCGTGGGGAGATGGTGAAGAACCGGACGGTGGACTGGGCCCTGGCAGAGTACATGGCATTCGGCTCCCTGCTCAAAGAGGGGATCCACATCCGCCTGAGTGGCCAGGATGTTGAGAGGGGGACATTCAG CCATCGCCACCATGTCCTGCACGATCAGAATGTGGACAAGAGGACCTGTATCCCCATGAACCACCTCTGGCCCAACCAGGCTCCTTACACCGTCTGCAACAGCTCTCTGTCGGAGTACGGCGTCCTTG GATTCGAGCTGGGCTTCGCCATGGCAAGCCCCAATGCCCTGGTTCTTTGGGAAGCCCAATTCGGGGACTTCCACAACACTGCTCAGTGCATAATCGACCAGTTCATCTGTCCCGGGCAGGCCAAGTGGGTCAGGCAGAACGGCATCGTCCTGCTGCTTCCCCATGGCATGGAGGGCATG GGTCCTGAGCACTCCTCCGCCCGCCCGGAGCGATTCTTGCAGATGTGCAACGACGATCCCGACGTCTTCCCG AAACTGGATGACTTCGACGTGCGCCAGCTCTACGACTGCAACTGGATCGTCGTGAACTGCTCCACTCCGGCCAACTTCTTCCATGTCCTCCGGCGCCAGATCCTCCTGCCCTTCCGCAAACCG CTGATTATCTTCACTCCGAAGTCGCTGCTGCGCCACCCCGAAGCCCGCTCCAGCTTTGACGACATGCTGCCAG GCACCCACTTCCTCCGCGTCATCCCCGATGGCGGCCCTGCGGCCCAGAGCCCCGAGCAGGTGAAGCGGGTGCTGTTCTGCACCGGCAAGGTCTACTACGACCTGACCCGCGAGCGCAAGGCCCGGCAGATGGAGGCCGATGTGGCCATCACCAGGGTGGAGCAG CTCTCCCCATTCCCCTTCGACCTCCTCCAGCGGGAAGCCGAGAAGTACCCAGCCGCTGAGCTGGTGTGGTGCCAGGAGGAGCACAAGAACCAGGGCTACTATGACTATGTCAAACCCCGGCTCCGCACCACCATCAACCGCGCCAAGCCCGTCTG GTATGCAGGGCGGGAGCCGGCGGCTGCCCCTGCCACCGGCAACAAGAAAACCCACCTGACGGAGCTGCAGCGGCTCCTCGACACGGCCTTCAACCTCGACGCCTTCAAGGACCTGGCCTAA
- the OGDH gene encoding 2-oxoglutarate dehydrogenase complex component E1 isoform X1, with amino-acid sequence MLNLRTCMAKLRPLTASQTVKTISQHRPAAPRTFQQIRCYSAPVAAEPFLSGTSSNYVEEMYYAWLENPKSVHKSWDIFFRNANAGAAPGTAYQSPPPLSTSLSTLSQAQFLVQAQPNVDKLVEDHLAVQSLIRAYQIRGHHVAQLDPLGILDADLDSSLPADIITSTDKLDLAVFKERLRVLTVGGFYGLDESDLDKVFHLPTTTFIGGNESALPLREIIRRLEMAYCQHIGVEFMFINDLEQCQWIRQKFETPGIMQFTNEEKRTLLARLVRSTRFEEFLHRKWSSEKRFGLEGCEVLIPALKTIIDKSSEKGVDYVIMGMPHRGRLNVLANVIRKELEQIFCQFDSKLEAADEGSGDVKYHLGMYHRRINRVTDRNITLSLVANPSHLEAADPVVQGKTKAEQFYCGDTEGKKVMSILLHGDAAFAGQGIVYETFHLSDLPSYTTHGTVHVVVNNQIGFTTDPRMARSSPYPTDVARVVNAPIFHVNADDPEAVVYVCNVAAEWRSTFHKDVVVDLVCYRRNGHNEMDEPMFTQPLMYKQIRKQKPVLQKYAELLISQGVVNQPEYEEEIAKYDKICEEAHARSKDEKILHIKHWLDSPWPGFFTLDGQPRSMTCPSTGLNEEDLTHIGQVASSVPVEDFTIHGGLSRILKTRGEMVKNRTVDWALAEYMAFGSLLKEGIHIRLSGQDVERGTFSHRHHVLHDQNVDKRTCIPMNHLWPNQAPYTVCNSSLSEYGVLGFELGFAMASPNALVLWEAQFGDFHNTAQCIIDQFICPGQAKWVRQNGIVLLLPHGMEGMGPEHSSARPERFLQMCNDDPDVFPKLDDFDVRQLYDCNWIVVNCSTPANFFHVLRRQILLPFRKPLIIFTPKSLLRHPEARSSFDDMLPGTHFLRVIPDGGPAAQSPEQVKRVLFCTGKVYYDLTRERKARQMEADVAITRVEQLSPFPFDLLQREAEKYPAAELVWCQEEHKNQGYYDYVKPRLRTTINRAKPVWYAGREPAAAPATGNKKTHLTELQRLLDTAFNLDAFKDLA; translated from the exons TCATGGGACATCTTCTTTCGCAACGCCAATGCCggagctgctccaggcaccgCTTACCAAAGCCCCCCTCCACTGAGTACCAGCCTTTCCACACTGTCCCAAGCCCAGTTCCTGGTTCAAGCACAGCCCAATGTAGATAAACTGGTGGAGGACCATCTCGCAGTGCAATCTCTGATCAGGGCGTATCAG ATTCGAGGGCATCATGTAGCACAACTCGACCCACTGGGCATCTTGGATGCAGATCTGGACTCCTCCCTTCCAGCCGATATTATCACATCCACAGACAAACTGG atCTCGCAGTGTTCAAGGAGCGGCTGAGAGTGTTAACAGTAGGAG GCTTTTACGGGCTGGATGAATCTGACCTCGACAAGGTCTTCCACTTGCCCACAACCACTTTCATCGGTGGAAATGAATCAGCTCTTCCACTCCGAGAAATCATCCGTCGGCTGGAG ATGGCGTACTGCCAGCACATCGGCGTGGAGTTCATGTTTATCAACGACCTGGAGCAGTGCCAGTGGATCCGGCAGAAGTTTGAGACCCCGGGCATCATGCAGTTCACCAACGAAGAGAAACGCACGCTGCTGGCCAGGCTGGTCCGTTCTACCAG GTTTGAGGAGTTCCTCCATCGGAAATGGTCTTCGGAGAAGCGTTTTGGTCTGGAGGGCTGCGAAGTGCTGATCCCAGCCTTAAAGACCATTATTGATAAGTCGAGTGAGAAGGGAGTGGATTATGTTATCATGGGGATGCCCCACAG GGGACGCCTGAATGTTCTTGCCAATGTGATCAGGAAAGAGCTGGAGCAGATCTTCTGCCAGTTCGACTCCAAGCTGGAGGCTGCTGATGAG GGCTCCGGTGACGTGAAGTACCACCTGGGAATGTACCACCGGCGGATTAACCGCGTCACCGACAGGAACATCACCCTTTCCTTGGTGGCAAATCCTTCTCACTTGGAAGCAGCTGATCCCGTTGTTCAAGGCAAGACTAAAGCAGAGCAGTTTTACTGTGGGGacacagaagggaagaag GTGATGTCCATCCTCCTGCACGGAGACGCTGCTTTCGCTGGGCAGGGCATCGTGTACGAGACATTCCACTTGAGCGACCTGCCCTCCTACACCACCCATGGCACTGTGCACGTTGTGGTGAACAACCAG ATTGGCTTCACAACAGACCCTCGGATGGCCCGCTCCTCCCCGTACCCGACCGATGTTGCCCGCGTGGTGAACGCGCCCATTTTCCATGTCAATGCGGACGACCCGGAGGCCGTTGTCTACGTGTGCAATGTGGCAGCAGAGTGGCGAAGCACCTTCCATAAGGATGTGGTGGTGGATTTG GTTTGTTACAGGCGCAATGGTCACAATGAGATGGACGAACCCATGTTCACGCAACCCCTGATGTACAAACAGATCCGGAAACAGAAGCCGGTGCTGCAGAAATACGCAGAGCTGCTGATTTCCCAGGGGGTGGTAAATCAGCCTGAGTATGAG GAGGAAATTGCCAAGTACGATAAGATCTGTGAGGAGGCCCATGCGAGATCCAAGGACGAAAAGATCTTGCACATCAAGCACTGGCTGGACTCACCCTGGCCTG gttTCTTCACTCTGGATGGCCAGCCCCGGAGCATGACCTGCCCTTCCACCGGTCTGAATGAAGAGGACTTGACGCACATCGGTCAAGTGGCCAGCTCGGTGCCGGTGGAGGATTTCACTATCCATGGAG GTTTAAGCCGTATTCTGAAAACCCGTGGGGAGATGGTGAAGAACCGGACGGTGGACTGGGCCCTGGCAGAGTACATGGCATTCGGCTCCCTGCTCAAAGAGGGGATCCACATCCGCCTGAGTGGCCAGGATGTTGAGAGGGGGACATTCAG CCATCGCCACCATGTCCTGCACGATCAGAATGTGGACAAGAGGACCTGTATCCCCATGAACCACCTCTGGCCCAACCAGGCTCCTTACACCGTCTGCAACAGCTCTCTGTCGGAGTACGGCGTCCTTG GATTCGAGCTGGGCTTCGCCATGGCAAGCCCCAATGCCCTGGTTCTTTGGGAAGCCCAATTCGGGGACTTCCACAACACTGCTCAGTGCATAATCGACCAGTTCATCTGTCCCGGGCAGGCCAAGTGGGTCAGGCAGAACGGCATCGTCCTGCTGCTTCCCCATGGCATGGAGGGCATG GGTCCTGAGCACTCCTCCGCCCGCCCGGAGCGATTCTTGCAGATGTGCAACGACGATCCCGACGTCTTCCCG AAACTGGATGACTTCGACGTGCGCCAGCTCTACGACTGCAACTGGATCGTCGTGAACTGCTCCACTCCGGCCAACTTCTTCCATGTCCTCCGGCGCCAGATCCTCCTGCCCTTCCGCAAACCG CTGATTATCTTCACTCCGAAGTCGCTGCTGCGCCACCCCGAAGCCCGCTCCAGCTTTGACGACATGCTGCCAG GCACCCACTTCCTCCGCGTCATCCCCGATGGCGGCCCTGCGGCCCAGAGCCCCGAGCAGGTGAAGCGGGTGCTGTTCTGCACCGGCAAGGTCTACTACGACCTGACCCGCGAGCGCAAGGCCCGGCAGATGGAGGCCGATGTGGCCATCACCAGGGTGGAGCAG CTCTCCCCATTCCCCTTCGACCTCCTCCAGCGGGAAGCCGAGAAGTACCCAGCCGCTGAGCTGGTGTGGTGCCAGGAGGAGCACAAGAACCAGGGCTACTATGACTATGTCAAACCCCGGCTCCGCACCACCATCAACCGCGCCAAGCCCGTCTG GTATGCAGGGCGGGAGCCGGCGGCTGCCCCTGCCACCGGCAACAAGAAAACCCACCTGACGGAGCTGCAGCGGCTCCTCGACACGGCCTTCAACCTCGACGCCTTCAAGGACCTGGCCTAA
- the OGDH gene encoding 2-oxoglutarate dehydrogenase complex component E1 isoform X3 codes for MLNLRTCMAKLRPLTASQTVKTISQHRPAAPRTFQQIRCYSAPVAAEPFLSGTSSNYVEEMYYAWLENPKSVHKSWDIFFRNANAGAAPGTAYQSPPPLSTSLSTLSQAQFLVQAQPNVDKLVEDHLAVQSLIRAYQVRGHHIAKLDPLGISCVNFDDAPVTVSPNVGFYGLDESDLDKVFHLPTTTFIGGNESALPLREIIRRLEMAYCQHIGVEFMFINDLEQCQWIRQKFETPGIMQFTNEEKRTLLARLVRSTRFEEFLHRKWSSEKRFGLEGCEVLIPALKTIIDKSSEKGVDYVIMGMPHRGRLNVLANVIRKELEQIFCQFDSKLEAADEGSGDVKYHLGMYHRRINRVTDRNITLSLVANPSHLEAADPVVQGKTKAEQFYCGDTEGKKVMSILLHGDAAFAGQGIVYETFHLSDLPSYTTHGTVHVVVNNQIGFTTDPRMARSSPYPTDVARVVNAPIFHVNADDPEAVVYVCNVAAEWRSTFHKDVVVDLVCYRRNGHNEMDEPMFTQPLMYKQIRKQKPVLQKYAELLISQGVVNQPEYEEEIAKYDKICEEAHARSKDEKILHIKHWLDSPWPGFFTLDGQPRSMTCPSTGLNEEDLTHIGQVASSVPVEDFTIHGGLSRILKTRGEMVKNRTVDWALAEYMAFGSLLKEGIHIRLSGQDVERGTFSHRHHVLHDQNVDKRTCIPMNHLWPNQAPYTVCNSSLSEYGVLGFELGFAMASPNALVLWEAQFGDFHNTAQCIIDQFICPGQAKWVRQNGIVLLLPHGMEGMGPEHSSARPERFLQMCNDDPDVFPKLDDFDVRQLYDCNWIVVNCSTPANFFHVLRRQILLPFRKPLIIFTPKSLLRHPEARSSFDDMLPGTHFLRVIPDGGPAAQSPEQVKRVLFCTGKVYYDLTRERKARQMEADVAITRVEQLSPFPFDLLQREAEKYPAAELVWCQEEHKNQGYYDYVKPRLRTTINRAKPVWYAGREPAAAPATGNKKTHLTELQRLLDTAFNLDAFKDLA; via the exons TCATGGGACATCTTCTTTCGCAACGCCAATGCCggagctgctccaggcaccgCTTACCAAAGCCCCCCTCCACTGAGTACCAGCCTTTCCACACTGTCCCAAGCCCAGTTCCTGGTTCAAGCACAGCCCAATGTAGATAAACTGGTGGAGGACCATCTCGCAGTGCAATCTCTGATCAGGGCGTATCAG GTCAGGGGTCATCACATTGCAAAGCTTGATCCTCTCGGCATTAGTTGTGTAAATTTTGACGATGCGCCAGTAACTGTTTCTCCAAACGTCG GCTTTTACGGGCTGGATGAATCTGACCTCGACAAGGTCTTCCACTTGCCCACAACCACTTTCATCGGTGGAAATGAATCAGCTCTTCCACTCCGAGAAATCATCCGTCGGCTGGAG ATGGCGTACTGCCAGCACATCGGCGTGGAGTTCATGTTTATCAACGACCTGGAGCAGTGCCAGTGGATCCGGCAGAAGTTTGAGACCCCGGGCATCATGCAGTTCACCAACGAAGAGAAACGCACGCTGCTGGCCAGGCTGGTCCGTTCTACCAG GTTTGAGGAGTTCCTCCATCGGAAATGGTCTTCGGAGAAGCGTTTTGGTCTGGAGGGCTGCGAAGTGCTGATCCCAGCCTTAAAGACCATTATTGATAAGTCGAGTGAGAAGGGAGTGGATTATGTTATCATGGGGATGCCCCACAG GGGACGCCTGAATGTTCTTGCCAATGTGATCAGGAAAGAGCTGGAGCAGATCTTCTGCCAGTTCGACTCCAAGCTGGAGGCTGCTGATGAG GGCTCCGGTGACGTGAAGTACCACCTGGGAATGTACCACCGGCGGATTAACCGCGTCACCGACAGGAACATCACCCTTTCCTTGGTGGCAAATCCTTCTCACTTGGAAGCAGCTGATCCCGTTGTTCAAGGCAAGACTAAAGCAGAGCAGTTTTACTGTGGGGacacagaagggaagaag GTGATGTCCATCCTCCTGCACGGAGACGCTGCTTTCGCTGGGCAGGGCATCGTGTACGAGACATTCCACTTGAGCGACCTGCCCTCCTACACCACCCATGGCACTGTGCACGTTGTGGTGAACAACCAG ATTGGCTTCACAACAGACCCTCGGATGGCCCGCTCCTCCCCGTACCCGACCGATGTTGCCCGCGTGGTGAACGCGCCCATTTTCCATGTCAATGCGGACGACCCGGAGGCCGTTGTCTACGTGTGCAATGTGGCAGCAGAGTGGCGAAGCACCTTCCATAAGGATGTGGTGGTGGATTTG GTTTGTTACAGGCGCAATGGTCACAATGAGATGGACGAACCCATGTTCACGCAACCCCTGATGTACAAACAGATCCGGAAACAGAAGCCGGTGCTGCAGAAATACGCAGAGCTGCTGATTTCCCAGGGGGTGGTAAATCAGCCTGAGTATGAG GAGGAAATTGCCAAGTACGATAAGATCTGTGAGGAGGCCCATGCGAGATCCAAGGACGAAAAGATCTTGCACATCAAGCACTGGCTGGACTCACCCTGGCCTG gttTCTTCACTCTGGATGGCCAGCCCCGGAGCATGACCTGCCCTTCCACCGGTCTGAATGAAGAGGACTTGACGCACATCGGTCAAGTGGCCAGCTCGGTGCCGGTGGAGGATTTCACTATCCATGGAG GTTTAAGCCGTATTCTGAAAACCCGTGGGGAGATGGTGAAGAACCGGACGGTGGACTGGGCCCTGGCAGAGTACATGGCATTCGGCTCCCTGCTCAAAGAGGGGATCCACATCCGCCTGAGTGGCCAGGATGTTGAGAGGGGGACATTCAG CCATCGCCACCATGTCCTGCACGATCAGAATGTGGACAAGAGGACCTGTATCCCCATGAACCACCTCTGGCCCAACCAGGCTCCTTACACCGTCTGCAACAGCTCTCTGTCGGAGTACGGCGTCCTTG GATTCGAGCTGGGCTTCGCCATGGCAAGCCCCAATGCCCTGGTTCTTTGGGAAGCCCAATTCGGGGACTTCCACAACACTGCTCAGTGCATAATCGACCAGTTCATCTGTCCCGGGCAGGCCAAGTGGGTCAGGCAGAACGGCATCGTCCTGCTGCTTCCCCATGGCATGGAGGGCATG GGTCCTGAGCACTCCTCCGCCCGCCCGGAGCGATTCTTGCAGATGTGCAACGACGATCCCGACGTCTTCCCG AAACTGGATGACTTCGACGTGCGCCAGCTCTACGACTGCAACTGGATCGTCGTGAACTGCTCCACTCCGGCCAACTTCTTCCATGTCCTCCGGCGCCAGATCCTCCTGCCCTTCCGCAAACCG CTGATTATCTTCACTCCGAAGTCGCTGCTGCGCCACCCCGAAGCCCGCTCCAGCTTTGACGACATGCTGCCAG GCACCCACTTCCTCCGCGTCATCCCCGATGGCGGCCCTGCGGCCCAGAGCCCCGAGCAGGTGAAGCGGGTGCTGTTCTGCACCGGCAAGGTCTACTACGACCTGACCCGCGAGCGCAAGGCCCGGCAGATGGAGGCCGATGTGGCCATCACCAGGGTGGAGCAG CTCTCCCCATTCCCCTTCGACCTCCTCCAGCGGGAAGCCGAGAAGTACCCAGCCGCTGAGCTGGTGTGGTGCCAGGAGGAGCACAAGAACCAGGGCTACTATGACTATGTCAAACCCCGGCTCCGCACCACCATCAACCGCGCCAAGCCCGTCTG GTATGCAGGGCGGGAGCCGGCGGCTGCCCCTGCCACCGGCAACAAGAAAACCCACCTGACGGAGCTGCAGCGGCTCCTCGACACGGCCTTCAACCTCGACGCCTTCAAGGACCTGGCCTAA